One stretch of Amycolatopsis sp. NBC_00345 DNA includes these proteins:
- a CDS encoding sialidase family protein — protein MRATARWGLAFVVLLSGLLVPGAATASAPVPQFDQQALFNPHQETGYACFRIPAIVRSTHGTLLAFAEGRVDNCGDTGDIDLVLKRSADGGRTWSPLQVVNPGDGDTHGNPVPIVDSRTGRIVLITTYNKGRDDDKACDVPCPRSPHSQYSDDDGRTWSAPVDISAQAKLPAWDSWYASGPVHGIQLAQGRHAGRLVFGVNAERSDGTNSIENYAALIYSDDDGASWHVGAVDSYPHPVGGTYTQKPSEVSVVELPDGTIYAGGREQGGTDVGNRDYALSRDGGETFSRNFTTIPDLVTPMVQGSLLRLQRPGGERILFASPSDTDRRRWMMVRSSYDNGRTWENAEQGTRVTTDWSGYSDLVQLSDQRDPDAKIGLMYEGGAVDARDEIRFARFDEAYLGHHSAGPTTPDVSSTHADARVLGGASVTAGRFGGALNLDGADDFVRVPYSPSQLPGSGDFTFTTWFRYGAVKDPQVLFWLGGMGTTAPQLWLRGEPASHRLIAAMTTPAGTKSVTTAQAYDDQAWHHVALERTAGRLTILVDGAKVADGPDSPGSVSQTVSFQLLLGERLDGAYHLNGALDDTRLYRRALAPSEVDRIRLHAADVRPGPVLRLPFDRVRS, from the coding sequence ATGAGAGCGACTGCCCGCTGGGGGCTGGCCTTCGTCGTACTGCTGTCCGGGCTGCTCGTGCCCGGCGCGGCGACGGCCAGTGCTCCAGTCCCGCAATTCGACCAGCAAGCCCTTTTCAACCCCCATCAGGAAACCGGGTACGCCTGTTTCCGCATCCCCGCGATCGTCCGCAGCACGCACGGCACCCTGCTCGCGTTCGCCGAGGGGCGCGTCGACAACTGCGGCGACACCGGTGACATCGACCTGGTGCTCAAGCGCTCGGCCGACGGCGGCAGGACCTGGTCCCCGCTGCAGGTGGTCAACCCCGGCGACGGCGACACCCACGGCAACCCGGTGCCCATTGTGGACAGCCGCACCGGCCGGATCGTCTTGATCACCACGTACAACAAGGGCCGCGACGACGACAAGGCATGCGACGTCCCGTGCCCGCGGTCCCCGCACTCGCAGTACAGCGACGACGACGGCCGCACCTGGTCCGCGCCCGTCGACATCAGCGCGCAGGCGAAGCTGCCGGCGTGGGATTCGTGGTACGCCTCGGGCCCGGTGCACGGAATCCAGCTGGCCCAGGGCCGTCACGCGGGCCGGCTCGTCTTCGGCGTCAACGCCGAGCGCAGCGACGGCACGAACTCGATCGAGAACTACGCCGCCCTGATCTACAGCGACGACGACGGCGCGAGCTGGCACGTCGGCGCCGTCGACAGTTACCCGCACCCGGTCGGCGGGACGTACACACAGAAGCCGTCCGAAGTCAGCGTCGTGGAACTGCCCGACGGCACGATCTACGCCGGCGGCCGCGAGCAGGGCGGCACCGACGTCGGCAACCGTGACTACGCGCTGAGCCGCGACGGCGGCGAGACGTTCAGCCGGAACTTCACCACCATCCCCGACCTCGTCACGCCGATGGTGCAGGGCTCGCTGCTGCGCCTGCAGCGCCCGGGCGGCGAGCGGATCCTGTTCGCCTCGCCGTCGGACACCGACCGGCGCCGCTGGATGATGGTCCGCTCGTCCTACGACAACGGCCGCACCTGGGAGAACGCCGAGCAGGGCACCCGCGTGACCACGGACTGGTCGGGCTACTCCGACCTGGTGCAGCTCAGCGACCAGCGGGACCCGGACGCGAAGATCGGCCTGATGTACGAGGGCGGCGCCGTCGACGCCCGTGACGAGATCCGCTTCGCGCGCTTCGACGAGGCCTACCTCGGGCATCACTCGGCCGGGCCGACCACCCCCGACGTCTCCAGCACGCACGCCGACGCGCGGGTCCTCGGCGGCGCCTCGGTGACGGCGGGCCGGTTCGGCGGGGCGCTGAACCTGGACGGGGCCGACGATTTCGTCCGCGTCCCGTACTCGCCGTCGCAGCTGCCGGGCTCGGGTGACTTCACCTTCACCACGTGGTTCCGCTACGGCGCGGTGAAGGACCCGCAGGTGCTGTTCTGGCTGGGCGGCATGGGCACGACGGCGCCGCAGCTGTGGCTGCGCGGCGAACCCGCGTCGCACCGGCTCATCGCCGCCATGACCACGCCGGCGGGCACGAAGTCCGTCACCACCGCACAGGCCTACGACGACCAGGCCTGGCACCACGTGGCCCTGGAGCGCACGGCGGGCCGGCTGACGATCCTGGTCGACGGGGCCAAGGTCGCCGACGGGCCGGACTCCCCCGGCTCGGTCAGCCAGACCGTGTCGTTCCAGCTCCTGCTGGGCGAACGGCTCGACGGCGCCTACCACCTGAACGGCGCACTGGACGACACCCGGCTCTACCGCCGGGCCCTCGCACCGTCCGAAGTGGACCGGATCCGGCTGCACGCGGCCGACGTCCGGCCGGGGCCGGTGCTGCGGCTGCCCTTCGACCGCGTCCGCTCGTGA
- a CDS encoding beta-galactosidase has protein sequence MVAFDRIHYGGDYNPEHWSPEVWDEDVKLMAEAGVSLVTMGIYSWAQVEPRPGEFDFGWFDTVMDKLSGNGVAACLATMTASPPPWLSHRYPEILPVRADGTRLSAGARQQFCPSSQVFREHAARLVEQVATRYAGHPALAMWHIGNEFGCHIRACYCENSAADFRRWLRRRYSTMDSLNAAWSTTFWSQRYEDWAEIEPPRVAPTFPNPAQQLDYHRFSSDAALGCYLTEREVLSRVTPDVPVTTNFVGLVQKALDWHTWTPHEDIVSLDSYPDPHEPRSHVEAAFAYDLVRSTKDGQPWMLLEQAPSAVNWRTRNGPKPPGAMRLGSWQAVARGADAVLFFQWRQTSGGAEKFHSAMVPHGGRDTRAFREVRDLGRELAALPQLADTRVHADVAILHDWPSWWALELDSHPSDDLRQLDTHLAHYAPLFDAGVTCDVVRPTRELSGYKLVVVPNLYLMDAGVAENLRSYVAGGGHLVVSFFSAIVDENDRAYLGGYPAPLRDVLGLRVDEFWPLPEGGSISIDTAGKAATGTIWSEWVQPEGASVITTFGDGSLAGRAAVTRHEFGDGVAWYLATRPDPVAMRALFDRVTAEAGVKPVLPDLPDGVQAIVREAAGGSAYLFLLNHGAEAVTVPLPEPARDLLTDPGRLVGSVPLAPRGVAVLTRGEGKTH, from the coding sequence ATGGTCGCCTTCGACCGGATCCACTACGGGGGCGACTACAACCCCGAGCACTGGTCCCCCGAGGTGTGGGACGAAGACGTGAAGCTGATGGCCGAGGCCGGGGTCTCCCTGGTGACCATGGGGATCTACTCCTGGGCACAGGTGGAGCCGCGGCCCGGCGAGTTCGACTTCGGCTGGTTCGACACCGTGATGGACAAGCTCTCAGGCAACGGCGTCGCGGCCTGCCTGGCGACCATGACGGCGTCGCCGCCACCGTGGCTGTCCCACCGGTACCCGGAGATCCTGCCGGTCCGCGCGGATGGCACCCGGCTCTCGGCGGGCGCGCGGCAGCAGTTCTGCCCGTCCAGCCAGGTGTTCCGCGAGCACGCGGCCCGGCTCGTCGAGCAGGTCGCCACGCGTTACGCCGGGCACCCGGCGCTGGCCATGTGGCACATCGGCAACGAGTTCGGCTGCCACATCCGCGCGTGTTACTGCGAGAACTCCGCCGCGGACTTCCGGCGCTGGCTCCGGCGCCGTTACTCCACAATGGACTCGCTGAACGCCGCGTGGAGCACCACGTTCTGGTCGCAGCGTTACGAGGACTGGGCGGAGATCGAGCCGCCGCGCGTCGCGCCGACCTTCCCGAACCCCGCGCAGCAGCTGGACTACCACCGGTTCTCCTCCGACGCCGCCCTCGGCTGCTACCTGACCGAGCGCGAGGTGCTCAGCCGCGTGACGCCGGACGTGCCGGTGACCACGAACTTCGTCGGCCTGGTGCAGAAGGCGCTCGACTGGCACACGTGGACGCCGCATGAGGACATCGTCAGCCTCGACTCGTACCCCGACCCGCACGAACCGCGCAGCCATGTGGAGGCGGCGTTCGCGTACGACCTCGTCCGGTCCACGAAGGACGGACAGCCGTGGATGCTGCTGGAGCAGGCGCCGAGCGCGGTGAACTGGCGCACCCGCAACGGCCCGAAGCCGCCCGGGGCGATGCGCCTGGGCAGCTGGCAGGCCGTGGCGCGCGGCGCGGACGCCGTCCTGTTCTTCCAGTGGCGCCAGACTTCCGGCGGGGCCGAGAAGTTCCACTCGGCGATGGTGCCGCACGGTGGCCGGGACACCCGCGCGTTCCGCGAGGTGCGGGACCTGGGCCGCGAGCTGGCCGCGCTGCCGCAGCTGGCGGACACCCGCGTGCACGCCGACGTCGCGATCCTGCACGACTGGCCCAGCTGGTGGGCGCTGGAACTGGACTCCCACCCGTCCGACGACCTGCGCCAGCTCGACACGCACCTCGCGCACTACGCACCACTGTTCGACGCCGGTGTCACCTGCGACGTCGTGCGGCCGACGCGAGAGCTGTCCGGTTACAAGCTCGTGGTGGTGCCGAATCTGTACCTGATGGACGCCGGGGTCGCGGAGAACCTGCGGTCCTATGTGGCCGGTGGCGGGCACCTGGTGGTGTCCTTCTTCTCCGCCATCGTGGACGAAAACGACCGCGCGTACCTCGGCGGCTACCCGGCCCCGCTGCGCGACGTGCTGGGGCTGCGGGTGGACGAGTTCTGGCCGCTGCCCGAAGGCGGCTCGATAAGTATTGACACGGCGGGGAAAGCGGCGACCGGCACGATCTGGTCCGAGTGGGTGCAACCCGAAGGCGCGTCGGTGATCACGACGTTCGGCGACGGCTCGTTGGCGGGCCGCGCCGCGGTGACCCGGCACGAGTTCGGCGACGGGGTCGCCTGGTACCTCGCGACGCGGCCGGACCCGGTGGCCATGCGGGCGCTGTTCGACCGGGTCACTGCCGAAGCCGGGGTCAAGCCGGTGCTGCCGGACCTGCCCGACGGCGTGCAGGCAATCGTCCGGGAAGCGGCCGGGGGAAGCGCTTACTTGTTCCTGCTCAACCACGGCGCGGAGGCGGTCACCGTGCCGCTGCCCGAGCCCGCTCGTGACCTGCTCACCGATCCCGGCCGTCTTGTCGGCTCGGTGCCGCTGGCGCCGCGCGGGGTGGCCGTCCTGACCCGAGGTGAAGGGAAAACCCACTGA
- a CDS encoding dihydrodipicolinate synthase family protein translates to MTATKFAGIIPPLCTPFNDDFTVDTESLRRHIEVQLDAGVHGVFVLGSSGEVAFLPDAQRRVVVETAVDQVAGRVPVLAGCIDMTTQRVAEHVKTAEAAGADAVVITAPYYTRTHVTEIDRHFRLLHEQTVLPIFAYDIPVAVHTKLDRNLVLDLAEAGVLAGLKDSSGDEAGFRFVLKERRERGLDRFAVFTGSELLVDSALAMGADGAVPGLGNVDPVGYVLIYDHCRSGNPHAARREQERLLTLFGIIDVAAPDRMGRGSAALGAFKAAMKMRGFIDNAVMAPPQLPLNDDELLRIKEKLAEAGLL, encoded by the coding sequence ATGACCGCGACGAAGTTCGCCGGCATCATCCCGCCCCTGTGCACCCCCTTCAACGACGACTTCACCGTCGACACCGAGTCGCTGCGCCGCCACATCGAGGTCCAGCTCGACGCGGGCGTGCACGGCGTCTTCGTGCTCGGCTCGTCCGGCGAGGTCGCGTTCCTGCCCGACGCGCAGCGCCGCGTCGTCGTCGAGACGGCCGTGGACCAGGTCGCCGGCCGTGTGCCGGTGCTGGCGGGCTGTATCGACATGACGACCCAGCGCGTGGCCGAGCACGTGAAGACCGCCGAAGCGGCCGGCGCCGACGCGGTCGTGATCACCGCGCCGTACTACACGCGCACGCACGTGACCGAGATCGACCGGCACTTCCGGCTGCTGCACGAGCAGACCGTGCTGCCGATTTTCGCCTACGACATCCCGGTCGCAGTGCACACCAAGCTCGACCGGAACCTGGTGCTCGACCTGGCCGAGGCGGGCGTGCTCGCCGGGCTGAAGGACTCCAGCGGCGACGAGGCCGGCTTCCGCTTCGTGCTCAAGGAACGGCGTGAGCGCGGGCTGGACCGGTTCGCCGTGTTCACCGGCTCGGAGCTGCTCGTGGACTCGGCGCTCGCCATGGGCGCCGACGGCGCCGTGCCGGGGCTCGGCAACGTCGACCCCGTCGGCTACGTGCTGATCTACGACCACTGCCGCTCCGGCAACCCGCACGCCGCGCGCCGTGAACAGGAACGCCTGCTCACGCTGTTCGGCATCATCGACGTGGCGGCGCCGGACCGGATGGGCCGCGGCTCGGCCGCACTCGGCGCGTTCAAGGCGGCGATGAAGATGCGCGGGTTCATCGACAACGCTGTCATGGCGCCGCCGCAGCTGCCGCTGAACGACGACGAACTGTTGCGCATCAAGGAGAAGCTCGCGGAAGCGGGGTTGCTCTAG
- a CDS encoding ABC transporter ATP-binding protein, with product MSLVEVDGVHVVHRIRAASLFGRDSVYALTDANLTISAGETVGVVGESGCGKSTLAKVLVGLQRPTSGTVRYQGKPLSELRAADVGRRVGMIFQDPATALNRRLPVAKILRDPLDVHHAGSPAEREERVRELMGLVGLPGSVADAVPSQLSGGQRQRVAIARALALGPDLLVADEPTSALDVSVRAQILNLLIDLRERLGLAMVFVSHDIQTVRRMSDRIVTMYLGRVVETAPAAELPSGARHPYTRALFSATPSLLHPVEPIVLSGPVPSATAPPPGCPFHTRCPKATDECAAALPPLTETAGHAYRCIHPETLTGVNAS from the coding sequence ATGAGCTTGGTCGAAGTCGACGGTGTGCATGTGGTGCACCGGATCCGGGCGGCGAGCCTGTTCGGGCGCGACAGCGTGTACGCGCTCACCGACGCGAACCTGACCATCTCCGCGGGCGAGACCGTGGGTGTGGTCGGCGAGTCCGGCTGCGGCAAGTCCACGCTCGCCAAGGTGCTCGTCGGGCTGCAGCGCCCGACGTCGGGAACCGTGCGCTACCAAGGAAAGCCGCTTTCGGAGCTGCGTGCGGCCGACGTCGGCCGCCGGGTCGGGATGATCTTCCAGGACCCGGCCACGGCGCTGAACCGGCGGCTGCCGGTCGCGAAGATCCTGCGCGACCCGCTCGACGTGCACCACGCCGGCTCCCCCGCCGAACGCGAGGAGCGCGTGCGGGAGCTGATGGGGCTGGTCGGGCTGCCGGGCAGCGTGGCCGACGCCGTGCCCTCGCAGCTGTCCGGCGGGCAGCGCCAGCGCGTCGCGATCGCGCGGGCCCTCGCGCTGGGCCCGGACCTGCTGGTGGCGGACGAGCCGACGTCCGCGCTGGACGTCTCGGTCCGCGCGCAGATCCTGAACCTGCTGATCGACCTGCGCGAACGGCTCGGGCTCGCGATGGTCTTCGTCTCGCACGACATCCAGACCGTGCGGCGGATGAGCGACCGGATCGTGACGATGTACCTCGGCCGCGTCGTCGAAACGGCGCCGGCCGCGGAACTTCCTTCCGGCGCCCGGCATCCCTACACCCGGGCGCTGTTCTCGGCCACGCCGAGCCTGCTGCACCCGGTCGAGCCGATCGTCCTCAGTGGACCCGTCCCGTCCGCCACGGCACCGCCGCCGGGCTGCCCGTTCCACACCCGGTGCCCGAAGGCCACGGACGAGTGCGCGGCAGCGCTGCCGCCGCTCACCGAGACCGCCGGGCACGCCTACCGCTGCATCCACCCAGAGACCCTCACCGGAGTGAACGCCTCATGA
- a CDS encoding dipeptide/oligopeptide/nickel ABC transporter permease/ATP-binding protein: MRPVIRPNLTARLARPGIRFRKLPATSWAALGVLALLLLVAVLGTLLATHDPDALSTDTGGPGAAHWFGTDQSGRDVFSRLVAGTRWSLAIGLGATLLALATGVVIGSFAATSRRKVDAVVMRVMDVIMAFPGIALAAVLVAVFGRGILVLILAIGFLNMPSVARVVRANVLAQYGEDYVAAERVIGAKRLFILTRHIAVNCAAPILVFCTVTVADAIVFEASLSFIGAGIQPPDPSWGSVLADGKDLVLTGGWWATLFPGLLILFTVLALNVLSEGISDAWAAPSGRDGKSGRVAQEIEQAIAAGADAAPALPIAGLLEAGERLAAKARDLTGQRMVLEVKNLAIAFPDRHDGVNVVDDVSFTVRAGEVLGLIGESGCGKSLTALSVMGLQPGAARLSGEIRFEGEDLLTMKPGARRRHLGHDISMVYQDALSSLNPAMTIRAQLKQFTRRGGTRSPEELLELVNLDPGRTLRAYPHELSGGQRQRVLIAMALSRSPQLIVADEPTTALDVTVQAQIIALLLRLQEELGFALILVSHDLALVSDVADRVVVMYGGQVAETGATAQVIGSPRHHYTRGLLGAVLSLEEHEATLTQIKGVVPAPADFPPGCRFAARCPAARGQCFEVAPDRVGDQAGHVVACHYPAERTTPVIAEGAPVSIRPKVGGPW, from the coding sequence ATGCGCCCGGTGATCCGCCCGAACCTGACCGCGCGCCTGGCCCGGCCGGGCATCCGGTTCCGGAAGCTCCCGGCCACGTCGTGGGCCGCGCTGGGCGTGCTCGCGCTGCTGCTGCTCGTCGCGGTCCTCGGCACGCTGCTGGCCACGCACGACCCGGACGCGCTCAGCACCGACACCGGCGGCCCGGGCGCCGCGCACTGGTTCGGCACCGACCAGTCCGGGCGGGACGTCTTCTCCCGCCTGGTGGCCGGCACCCGCTGGTCGCTCGCGATCGGCCTCGGCGCCACGCTGCTCGCGCTCGCCACGGGTGTGGTGATCGGCTCGTTCGCGGCGACGTCCCGGCGCAAGGTGGACGCGGTCGTGATGCGCGTGATGGACGTGATCATGGCGTTCCCCGGCATCGCGCTGGCCGCGGTGCTGGTCGCCGTGTTCGGCCGCGGCATCCTGGTGCTGATCCTCGCGATCGGCTTCCTGAACATGCCGTCGGTGGCCCGGGTGGTGCGGGCGAACGTGCTCGCGCAGTACGGCGAGGACTACGTGGCCGCCGAGCGCGTGATCGGCGCGAAGCGGCTCTTCATCCTCACGCGGCACATCGCGGTCAACTGCGCGGCGCCGATCCTGGTGTTCTGCACGGTGACGGTGGCCGACGCGATCGTGTTCGAGGCGTCGCTGTCGTTCATCGGCGCGGGCATCCAGCCGCCGGACCCGTCGTGGGGCTCGGTGCTGGCCGACGGCAAGGACCTGGTGCTGACCGGCGGCTGGTGGGCGACGCTGTTCCCCGGCCTGCTGATCCTCTTCACCGTGCTGGCGCTGAACGTCCTGTCCGAGGGCATCTCCGACGCGTGGGCGGCGCCCTCGGGCCGCGACGGCAAGTCCGGCCGCGTGGCGCAGGAGATCGAGCAGGCCATCGCGGCCGGGGCGGACGCCGCCCCCGCGCTGCCGATCGCGGGCCTGCTGGAGGCCGGGGAACGGCTGGCGGCCAAGGCGCGTGACCTGACCGGGCAGCGCATGGTGCTGGAAGTGAAGAACCTCGCCATCGCGTTCCCCGACCGGCACGACGGCGTGAACGTGGTGGACGACGTGTCGTTCACCGTCCGCGCCGGCGAAGTGCTCGGGCTGATCGGCGAGTCCGGCTGCGGCAAGTCGCTCACCGCGCTTTCGGTGATGGGGCTGCAACCGGGCGCCGCGCGCCTGTCCGGCGAGATCCGGTTCGAGGGCGAGGACCTGCTCACCATGAAGCCGGGCGCCCGCCGCCGTCACCTCGGCCACGACATCTCCATGGTCTACCAGGACGCGCTCAGCTCGCTGAACCCGGCGATGACGATCCGCGCGCAGCTCAAGCAGTTCACCCGCCGCGGCGGCACCCGCAGCCCGGAAGAGCTGCTGGAGCTGGTGAACCTCGACCCCGGCCGGACACTGCGCGCGTACCCGCACGAGCTGTCCGGCGGCCAGCGCCAGCGCGTGCTGATCGCGATGGCGCTCTCCCGCAGCCCTCAGCTGATCGTGGCCGACGAGCCGACCACCGCCCTCGACGTGACCGTGCAGGCCCAGATCATCGCGCTCCTGCTGCGGCTGCAGGAGGAGCTGGGCTTCGCGCTGATCCTGGTCTCGCACGACCTCGCGCTGGTCTCCGACGTCGCCGACCGCGTCGTGGTGATGTACGGCGGGCAGGTGGCCGAGACCGGCGCCACCGCGCAGGTGATCGGCTCGCCGCGGCACCACTACACCCGCGGCCTGCTCGGCGCGGTGCTGTCGCTGGAGGAGCACGAGGCCACGCTCACCCAGATCAAGGGGGTGGTCCCCGCGCCCGCGGACTTCCCGCCCGGCTGCCGGTTCGCCGCGCGCTGCCCGGCGGCGCGCGGGCAGTGCTTCGAAGTGGCTCCGGACCGGGTGGGCGATCAGGCCGGACACGTCGTGGCCTGCCATTACCCGGCCGAGCGCACGACGCCGGTGATCGCGGAAGGGGCGCCGGTATCAATCCGGCCAAAAGTAGGCGGACCGTGGTGA
- a CDS encoding ABC transporter permease gives MTVVVRMLAGRILALIPLLLGVILFVFIVMRFSPVDPALAAFNGANATAAQLQQFRADNGLLDPLPLQYVHFVWHLLQGDFGTSVITREPVGQTIATALPLTVQLTLLGLAIALVLSIVLGVTSALFRDRWPDHLIRVVTLAGVAAPAFWIALLLVQWLAVGEGLFPTSGYVSPADSFSGWLNSLTLPAVSLSLPVAAQLTRVIRTSMVEELDKDYVRTARGGGLPPVVVVGRNVLRNALVNPLTVLGLRVGYLLGGAVVIETMFALPGMGQNMIQAVQDGDTAKVQGFVITIAVGFVLVNLIVDVLYLIANPRLRSHS, from the coding sequence GTGACCGTCGTCGTGCGGATGCTGGCCGGCCGCATCCTCGCCCTGATCCCGCTGCTGCTCGGCGTGATCCTGTTCGTGTTCATCGTGATGCGCTTCTCGCCCGTCGACCCGGCGCTCGCCGCGTTCAACGGGGCGAACGCCACCGCCGCGCAGCTGCAGCAGTTCCGGGCCGACAACGGCCTGCTCGACCCGCTGCCGCTGCAGTACGTGCACTTCGTCTGGCACCTGCTGCAAGGCGACTTCGGCACCAGCGTGATCACCAGGGAGCCGGTCGGGCAGACCATCGCCACCGCGCTCCCGCTCACCGTCCAGCTGACGCTGCTCGGGCTGGCGATCGCGCTGGTGCTGTCGATCGTGCTCGGCGTGACCTCGGCGCTGTTCCGCGACCGCTGGCCGGATCACCTGATCCGGGTGGTCACGCTCGCGGGGGTCGCGGCGCCGGCGTTCTGGATCGCCCTGCTGCTCGTGCAGTGGCTCGCCGTGGGCGAGGGCCTGTTCCCCACCAGTGGTTACGTCAGCCCGGCCGATTCGTTCTCCGGCTGGCTCAACTCGCTGACGCTGCCGGCGGTCTCGCTGTCGCTGCCGGTGGCCGCGCAGCTGACGCGCGTGATCCGCACGTCGATGGTGGAGGAGCTGGACAAGGACTACGTGCGCACCGCGCGCGGCGGCGGCCTGCCGCCCGTGGTCGTGGTGGGCCGCAACGTGCTGCGAAACGCGCTCGTGAACCCGTTGACCGTGCTGGGGCTGCGGGTCGGCTACCTGCTCGGCGGGGCCGTGGTGATCGAGACGATGTTCGCGCTGCCCGGCATGGGGCAGAACATGATCCAGGCCGTGCAGGACGGCGACACCGCCAAGGTGCAGGGTTTTGTCATCACGATCGCCGTGGGCTTCGTGCTGGTGAACCTGATCGTCGACGTGCTGTACCTGATCGCCAATCCGCGGCTGAGGAGCCACTCGTGA
- a CDS encoding ABC transporter substrate-binding protein, whose protein sequence is MSRTAMGTGPSFNRRALLRYAGMAGAAAAFSSTLAACGGPASTTKTGSSTGLVTAVVGYGNNQSWDPLQTASAFSMAAFLHVYESLVEGDPITRAPFPGLAKALPADVSGTSIKFELRDGAQWHDGQPVTADDVVFTYARTLDEKENVLIHSFFSQWLKEVKKVDDRSVEFVLKFPFPYALQRIQSCKILPRHVYEGKWADAAAGKVVGSGPYQITEQAPLSHTSFEKFAAYNGRRPAAYDKMLWKSIVDSAPRVAAISGAKPDAQVVENIPAANADQLRKAGRTVEFADGGNNLYLMFNTAHAPFGDKRVRQALHYAIDKKKMVDIGLRGTGTPGTSFINPKLPQSQPASLDFAYDPAKAKQLLAEAGVAGLKISLSTTNTSLVLDCVKVIKEGWDAIGVETTLDSQDTKALFSKLDNGGDFQVVSTTNNPMQFGNDPDLLIRYYYDAQSLMMTKYARWTNTDAQALLALQDQAAQQADEGKRNGLYKQLLDLISEQAVIYPIVFTQLGTAWDPKAITGVRAQGYPGLYLNQAKPV, encoded by the coding sequence ATGTCGCGAACCGCCATGGGGACCGGCCCTTCGTTCAACCGGCGCGCGCTGCTGCGCTACGCCGGCATGGCAGGCGCCGCGGCGGCGTTCTCGTCGACGCTGGCCGCCTGCGGTGGTCCCGCTTCGACCACCAAGACCGGCAGCTCCACCGGCCTGGTCACCGCGGTGGTCGGCTACGGCAACAACCAGTCCTGGGACCCGCTGCAGACGGCCTCGGCGTTCTCCATGGCCGCCTTCCTGCACGTCTACGAGTCCCTGGTGGAGGGTGACCCGATCACCCGCGCCCCGTTCCCCGGCCTGGCCAAGGCGCTGCCCGCCGACGTGAGCGGCACGAGCATCAAGTTCGAGCTGCGGGACGGCGCCCAGTGGCACGACGGGCAGCCGGTGACCGCCGACGACGTGGTGTTCACCTACGCGCGCACTCTCGACGAGAAGGAGAACGTGCTCATCCACAGCTTCTTCTCCCAGTGGCTGAAGGAGGTGAAGAAGGTCGACGACCGGAGCGTCGAGTTCGTGCTGAAGTTCCCCTTCCCGTACGCGCTGCAGCGCATCCAGTCGTGCAAGATCCTGCCCCGGCACGTCTACGAGGGCAAATGGGCCGACGCCGCGGCCGGCAAGGTCGTCGGCTCCGGCCCGTACCAGATCACCGAGCAGGCGCCGCTGAGCCACACCTCGTTCGAGAAGTTCGCGGCCTACAACGGCCGGCGCCCGGCCGCCTACGACAAGATGCTGTGGAAGTCCATCGTGGACTCCGCCCCGCGGGTGGCCGCGATCTCCGGCGCGAAGCCGGACGCGCAGGTCGTGGAGAACATCCCCGCCGCCAACGCCGACCAGCTGCGCAAGGCCGGGCGCACGGTCGAGTTCGCCGACGGCGGCAACAACCTGTACCTGATGTTCAACACCGCGCACGCGCCGTTCGGGGACAAGCGCGTGCGCCAGGCGCTGCACTACGCCATCGACAAGAAGAAGATGGTCGACATCGGCCTGCGCGGCACCGGCACCCCCGGCACGTCTTTCATCAACCCGAAGCTGCCGCAGTCGCAGCCGGCGTCGCTGGACTTCGCCTACGACCCGGCGAAGGCCAAGCAGCTGCTGGCCGAGGCCGGGGTCGCCGGGCTGAAGATCTCCTTGTCCACCACCAACACCTCGCTGGTGCTCGACTGCGTGAAGGTGATCAAGGAGGGCTGGGACGCGATCGGCGTCGAGACCACTTTGGACTCCCAGGACACCAAGGCGCTGTTCTCCAAACTGGACAACGGCGGCGACTTCCAGGTCGTGTCCACCACGAACAACCCGATGCAGTTCGGCAACGACCCGGACCTGCTCATCCGCTACTACTACGACGCGCAGTCGCTGATGATGACGAAGTACGCGCGCTGGACGAACACCGACGCCCAGGCCCTGCTCGCGCTGCAGGACCAAGCGGCGCAGCAGGCCGACGAAGGCAAGCGCAACGGGCTGTACAAGCAGCTGCTCGACCTGATCTCCGAGCAGGCGGTGATCTACCCGATCGTCTTCACCCAGCTGGGCACGGCGTGGGACCCGAAGGCCATCACCGGGGTGCGCGCGCAGGGCTACCCCGGCCTCTACCTGAACCAGGCCAAGCCGGTCTGA